In Zingiber officinale cultivar Zhangliang chromosome 6A, Zo_v1.1, whole genome shotgun sequence, a single genomic region encodes these proteins:
- the LOC121993779 gene encoding ACT domain-containing protein ACR8-like, whose product MEWPTPTTTTTNMNEYEKLVIGMNNPRVVIDNVACATATIVKVDSSSSKHGALMEVVQVIADLNLSVKKAYFSYDGRWFMDVFHITDRFGRKLTDESVLSCLEQSFDTGNDESRGSHTGREKHTVVELIGNDRPGLLSEVFAVLADHNCGVVEATVWVRHGRIACCLTINNALSGKSVADEQRLRRVESRLRRVLEGDLDDARGATAAISPAAVASADRRLHQLMLADRDYERGSPAAPAAVSIQSWAERGYSVLSVQCRERPKLLFDVLCALTDMEYVVFHGAVDTAGDSARQEFYIRHNDGTPIGSKEERQRVVRCLQASIDRRASPGTRLELETPDQPGILADVTRTLRENGLLVTRAEVSTKGDVVSIVFYVTGASGRPAVPEAIEAVRRWVGVDRLTVKEGEGEVQRWRLKSVGGVEAEGGVGIGLGYLGNFVRRNLYNLGLINSFS is encoded by the exons ATGGAGTGGCCGACGCCGACGACAACGACGACGAACATGAATGAATACGAGAAGCTCGTGATTGGAATGAACAATCCCAG AGTCGTTATTGACAATGTCGCTTGCGCAACGGCGACGATCGTCAAGGTGGACAGCTCGTCGAGTAAGCATGGAGCTCTTATGGAAGTCGTTCAGGTAATTGCAGACCTCAATCTCTCCGTCAAGAAGGCCTACTTCTCCTATGACGGCCGGTGGTTCATGGACGTCTTCCATATCACCGACCGATTCGGCCGCAAGCTCACCGACGAGAGCGTGCTCTCGTGCCTCGAGCAG TCTTTCGATACGGGGAACGACGAGAGCAGGGGATCCCACACCGGCCGGGAAAAGCACACGGTGGTGGAGTTGATCGGCAACGACCGTCCCGGCCTTCTCTCTGAGGTCTTCGCCGTGCTTGCCGACCACAATTGTGGCGTGGTGGAGGCCACTGTGTGGGTCCGTCACGGCCGCATCGCGTGCTGCCTCACCATCAACAACGCGCTCTCCGGCAAGTCGGTGGCGGACGAGCAGCGCCTCCGCCGCGTCGAGTCGCGCCTCCGGCGAGTCCTCGAGGGCGACCTCGACGACGCCCGCGGCGCCACGGCGGCCATCTCCCCTGCAGCAGTCGCCAGCGCCGACCGCCGTCTTCACCAGCTGATGCTCGCCGACCGTGATTACGAGCGTGGCTCTCCGGCGGCACCTGCTGCCGTTTCTATCCAGAGCTGGGCAGAGCGCGGTTATTCGGTCCTCAGCGTGCAGTGCCGCGAGCGGCCGAAGCTACTCTTCGACGTCCTCTGCGCTCTGACGGACATGGAGTACGTCGTGTTCCACGGTGCCGTCGACACCGCCGGCGATTCAGCTCGCCAG GAATTTTACATAAGGCACAACGACGGCACCCCCATAGGCTCCAAAGAAGAGCGGCAGCGAGTCGTCCGGTGCCTCCAAGCCTCAATCGACAGAAGAGCATCGCCAGGAACAAGATTGGAGCTCGAAACACCGGACCAGCCGGGGATCCTCGCCGACGTGACCAGAACCCTCAGGGAGAACGGGCTCCTGGTGACGCGCGCGGAGGTGTCGACGAAGGGCGACGTGGTTTCGATTGTGTTCTACGTGACCGGCGCCTCAGGGCGGCCGGCGGTTCCAGAGGCGATTGAGGCGGTCAGGCGGTGGGTCGGCGTGGATAGACTCACGGTGaaggagggggagggggaggtgCAACGCTGGCGGTTGAAGTCGGTCGGTGGCGTGGAAGCTGAGGGAGGAGTTGGAATTGGGTTGGGGTATTTGGGTAATTTTGTTAGGAGAAATCTGTACAATTTAGGATTGATCAActctttttcttaa